One Candidatus Binatia bacterium genomic region harbors:
- a CDS encoding FAD-dependent thymidylate synthase produces the protein MTAMARDELTAAEREALAPYFTNLDGPVFALTNLPEVVKGALFARYSRSAKSLRRLFLEEFLDRVEPAGPSVLPEPAVGVGRASTLYERVFHEYGDDSVAQLGGAHLACEGASNVLTKILEWGRLAAYLEQSTRYISYADRVGERWKYLVPAEIESSPLRPAYVAALDRAFATYAHWIEPMERHFEARFPRAATDPETAYRRTLRAKALDTLRGLLPAATQSNVGIFGSGQAYEALLLRMRAHPLQEVHWYAERMLAELRTVMPAFLTRVDRDDRGGAWSRYLAATRAATAEVAARLLGDVAAEERPEVVLTEFDPEGEVKVVAAALYAVSHLPDDQLLAHVRRMSAGERTAALVAYIGTRGNRRHKPGRAFERTGYRFDVLTDYGAFRDLQRHRLVTVEWQMLSPRYGYGVPEAVVEAGGAADWHAVMETCGAVANELQAAGLPEVAQYAVPMAYRVRFYMQMNAREAMHVIELRTAPQGHAAYRRVCQAMHRLIAERAGHRAIAAAMQFVDHSAVELERMAAERRLAERRGE, from the coding sequence ATGACGGCGATGGCGCGAGACGAGTTGACGGCGGCGGAGCGCGAGGCGCTGGCGCCGTATTTTACCAACCTCGACGGACCGGTTTTCGCCCTGACCAACCTGCCCGAAGTGGTCAAGGGCGCCCTGTTCGCACGCTACTCGCGATCGGCGAAGTCGCTGCGACGGCTGTTCCTCGAAGAATTCCTCGACCGCGTCGAGCCTGCCGGTCCCAGCGTGCTGCCGGAGCCCGCCGTCGGGGTCGGTCGCGCCTCGACGCTGTACGAACGCGTGTTTCACGAATACGGCGACGACTCCGTCGCCCAGCTCGGCGGCGCCCACCTCGCCTGCGAAGGGGCGTCCAACGTGCTCACGAAGATCCTCGAATGGGGTCGCCTCGCCGCTTACCTCGAGCAATCCACGCGCTACATCTCCTACGCCGACCGCGTCGGCGAGCGCTGGAAGTACCTCGTGCCCGCCGAGATCGAGTCCTCGCCGCTGCGACCCGCCTACGTCGCCGCCCTCGACCGGGCCTTCGCAACTTACGCCCACTGGATCGAGCCGATGGAACGTCACTTCGAAGCCCGCTTCCCGCGCGCTGCCACGGACCCGGAAACCGCGTATCGCCGTACGCTGCGGGCCAAGGCGCTCGACACGCTGCGCGGCCTGCTGCCCGCAGCCACGCAGTCCAACGTCGGCATTTTCGGCTCGGGGCAGGCGTACGAGGCCCTGTTGCTGCGCATGCGAGCGCATCCGCTGCAGGAAGTGCACTGGTATGCGGAACGAATGCTGGCCGAACTGCGCACCGTCATGCCGGCGTTTCTGACCCGTGTCGACCGCGACGATCGGGGCGGCGCCTGGAGCCGCTATCTCGCAGCGACGCGCGCCGCCACTGCCGAGGTCGCGGCGCGGCTCCTTGGCGACGTCGCCGCGGAGGAGCGACCCGAGGTGGTGCTGACCGAATTCGACCCCGAGGGCGAAGTCAAGGTCGTTGCCGCCGCTCTTTACGCCGTCTCGCACCTGCCCGACGATCAACTGCTGGCGCACGTGCGCCGCATGAGCGCGGGGGAACGCACCGCGGCGCTCGTGGCGTACATCGGGACCCGCGGCAACCGCCGCCATAAACCCGGCAGGGCGTTCGAACGCACCGGGTACCGGTTCGACGTGCTGACCGACTACGGGGCCTTTCGCGACCTGCAGCGCCACCGGCTGGTCACGGTCGAATGGCAGATGCTCTCCCCGCGTTACGGCTACGGCGTTCCCGAAGCCGTCGTCGAGGCCGGCGGTGCCGCCGACTGGCACGCGGTAATGGAGACCTGCGGCGCCGTCGCCAACGAACTGCAGGCGGCGGGACTGCCCGAAGTCGCCCAGTACGCCGTGCCCATGGCGTATCGGGTCCGCTTCTACATGCAGATGAACGCCCGCGAGGCCATGCACGTGATTGAGCTGCGCACCGCGCCGCAGGGCCATGCCGCCTACCGCCGGGTCTGTCAGGCGATGCACCGCCTGATCGCCGAACGGGCGGGGCATCGCGCCATCGCCGCGGCGATGCAGTTCGTCGATCACTCCGCCGTGGAGCTCGAACGAATGGCGGCCGAGCGGCGCCTCGCCGAGCGCCGTGGCGAGTGA
- a CDS encoding DMT family transporter produces MTSTSAVSTPAVDVAAERLAYVGLAVSSACWASAFVIGKLLMAELPPLPVAALRYVLAALMLLPFAARQRGELRHAGGAWGALAVMIVCGGMAYQWLFLVALVHTTAANTSLLIALNPVFTVLAAPLIGEPLSRDRLAGVVLALAGAAIVITHGDLEVVRNLAFNVGDVVALGAALSWTAFNLASRRAVTRMSPALVNFLVYALGALVLAVAALPGGSLLRLGSASPGALAGIAAMALLSSVLAGQLFLVGVRRVGVGRTVVFIYLIPVLTAALSTTLLHEPFGPAQAAGGAAVLAGVYWTTRTKRRPA; encoded by the coding sequence ATGACTTCGACCTCGGCCGTATCGACGCCGGCGGTGGACGTCGCCGCGGAGCGTCTGGCGTACGTCGGCCTGGCGGTGTCGTCGGCCTGCTGGGCGTCGGCGTTCGTCATCGGCAAGCTGCTGATGGCCGAGTTGCCACCGTTGCCCGTTGCGGCGTTGCGCTACGTGCTGGCGGCGCTGATGCTGCTGCCGTTTGCGGCGCGACAGCGCGGCGAATTGCGCCACGCCGGAGGGGCGTGGGGCGCTCTGGCCGTCATGATCGTGTGCGGCGGCATGGCGTACCAGTGGCTGTTCCTGGTGGCGCTGGTGCACACGACCGCCGCCAACACTTCGCTGCTGATCGCCCTGAACCCGGTTTTCACCGTGCTGGCGGCGCCGTTGATCGGCGAGCCACTATCGCGCGACCGCCTCGCCGGGGTGGTCCTCGCGCTTGCCGGTGCGGCGATCGTCATCACGCACGGCGATCTCGAGGTCGTGCGCAACCTGGCTTTCAATGTCGGCGACGTCGTCGCCCTTGGCGCCGCGTTGAGTTGGACGGCCTTCAACCTCGCGTCGCGGCGCGCCGTGACTCGCATGAGCCCGGCGCTGGTCAACTTCCTCGTCTACGCTCTGGGTGCCCTGGTGCTGGCCGTCGCCGCTCTTCCCGGCGGCTCGCTGCTGCGACTGGGCTCGGCAAGCCCGGGCGCCCTCGCCGGTATCGCCGCCATGGCGTTGCTGTCGTCGGTGCTTGCCGGTCAGCTCTTTCTCGTCGGTGTGCGCCGTGTCGGCGTCGGGCGCACCGTGGTGTTCATTTACCTGATTCCGGTGCTGACGGCCGCGCTGTCGACGACGCTGCTCCACGAACCGTTCGGGCCCGCCCAGGCCGCCGGCGGCGCCGCGGTGCTGGCGGGAGTGTACTGGACGACGCGAACGAAGCGCCGACCGGCGTAG
- the larE gene encoding ATP-dependent sacrificial sulfur transferase LarE, translating into MQTKLDKLRARLRELGSVLVAFSGGVDSSFLLRVAVAELGERVVALTTRSPTAVDEDFTAAVALAGELGVVHVVVEADELEIPGYAANPTNRCFFCKSNLYEICAAEAERRGIEHVADGANLDDLGDYRPGLQAAARQAVRHPLVEAEFTKADIRAASREFGLRTWDKPSSPCLSSRFPYGTAITREGLARIAGGERVLRRLGFAECRVRFHDTVARIEVPAEAISRLVQPEVRAELLRELKALGFLYVAVDLQGFRSGSLNEVLGRPG; encoded by the coding sequence GTGCAGACGAAACTCGACAAACTGCGCGCCCGATTGCGCGAGTTGGGCAGCGTTCTGGTCGCCTTCTCGGGCGGGGTCGACTCGAGCTTCCTGCTGCGCGTCGCCGTTGCCGAACTCGGCGAGCGGGTGGTCGCGCTGACCACGCGTTCGCCCACGGCGGTGGACGAGGACTTTACCGCCGCGGTCGCGCTGGCCGGGGAACTCGGCGTCGTGCACGTCGTCGTCGAGGCCGACGAGCTGGAAATCCCCGGCTACGCCGCCAACCCGACGAATCGCTGCTTCTTCTGTAAGAGCAACCTGTACGAGATTTGCGCCGCCGAGGCGGAGCGCCGCGGCATCGAGCATGTTGCCGACGGCGCCAACCTCGACGATCTCGGCGACTACCGGCCCGGGTTGCAGGCCGCGGCGCGGCAGGCAGTGCGCCATCCGCTGGTCGAGGCGGAATTCACCAAGGCCGATATTCGTGCCGCCAGCCGCGAGTTCGGCTTGCGGACATGGGACAAACCATCGAGCCCCTGTCTGTCGTCGCGGTTCCCTTACGGAACCGCGATCACCCGCGAAGGTCTCGCCCGCATCGCCGGCGGAGAGCGCGTGTTGCGGCGTCTCGGGTTCGCCGAGTGTCGCGTGCGCTTTCACGACACCGTTGCCCGGATCGAAGTGCCGGCCGAAGCGATTTCCCGGCTCGTACAACCGGAGGTACGCGCCGAGCTGCTGCGCGAGCTGAAGGCGCTGGGTTTTCTTTACGTCGCCGTGGACCTGCAGGGGTTTCGGAGCGGGAGTTTGAACGAGGTGCTGGGAAGGCCGGGTTAG
- the cysK gene encoding cysteine synthase A: protein MSEGTARTCLDLIGNTPAVRLNRLPGAGSAEVWGKLESMNPGGSVKDRICLAMIAAAERDGRLPSRGTIVEPTSGNTGIGLALVAAVKGYRVVLTMPDTMSEERRSLLTAYGAELELTPDSRGMHAAIARAEAIAAETPGAFMPQQFNNQANPDVHRRTTAQEILDAFDRIDAFVAGVGTGGTLTGVGQVLRRERPGVRIVAVEPAASPVLSGGQPGYHNIQGIGPGFVPAVLDRSLIDEIVCVTDDEAAEYARRLAREEGILVGPSAGANVCAAVRVARSLGPGHVVVTVLCDTGERYLTTDVFLRAEGI, encoded by the coding sequence ATGAGCGAAGGCACCGCCAGAACCTGTCTCGATCTGATCGGCAACACTCCGGCGGTGCGGCTCAATCGCCTCCCGGGCGCGGGAAGTGCCGAGGTGTGGGGCAAGCTCGAGTCGATGAACCCCGGAGGCAGCGTCAAGGACCGCATTTGTCTCGCCATGATCGCGGCGGCGGAGCGTGACGGACGCTTGCCGTCCCGCGGCACGATCGTCGAGCCGACGAGCGGCAACACCGGCATCGGACTCGCATTGGTTGCGGCGGTAAAGGGATACCGCGTGGTACTGACCATGCCCGATACGATGAGCGAGGAGCGGCGCAGCCTGCTGACGGCTTACGGCGCCGAGTTGGAGTTGACGCCCGATTCGAGGGGCATGCACGCGGCGATTGCGCGGGCCGAAGCGATCGCGGCGGAGACGCCGGGAGCTTTCATGCCGCAGCAGTTCAACAACCAGGCCAATCCGGACGTGCATCGGCGAACCACGGCGCAGGAGATCCTCGACGCCTTCGATCGCATCGATGCCTTCGTTGCGGGCGTGGGTACCGGCGGAACGCTCACCGGCGTCGGCCAGGTGCTGCGGCGCGAGCGGCCGGGGGTGCGGATTGTCGCGGTCGAACCGGCGGCGTCGCCCGTTCTGTCGGGGGGGCAGCCGGGCTACCACAACATCCAGGGCATCGGCCCGGGCTTTGTGCCCGCGGTGCTGGACCGCAGCCTCATCGACGAGATCGTCTGCGTCACCGACGACGAGGCCGCCGAGTATGCGCGCCGTTTGGCCCGCGAGGAGGGCATCCTGGTCGGACCGTCGGCCGGGGCCAACGTGTGCGCCGCCGTTCGGGTGGCTCGAAGCCTCGGCCCCGGGCATGTTGTCGTGACCGTGCTGTGCGATACCGGCGAGCGTTACCTGACGACCGACGTCTTCTTGCGCGCCGAAGGCATCTGA
- a CDS encoding SDR family oxidoreductase gives MKTIPDPLATFAPDLFRGKTALVTGGGRGIGRQIALAFGRLGANVVIASRKPENLEPTAAALAAMGVPCLSMPTNIREIDQVEALVDATLKRFGAIDFLINNAGGQFPARPQDITDRGWRAVVDLNLNGTWNMCSRVGPRMIERGFGAVVNIVHIFSFERGAPFFAHSGAARAGVVSMTRSLAYYWARHNVTVNALAPGTVATTGVREEEFAYAEASDYESLAVKDIPAHRLADADEVAAITLFLCSPGARYINGASLIADGAAYMENWTRFWDPEVV, from the coding sequence ATGAAGACGATTCCGGACCCGCTCGCGACGTTCGCTCCCGATCTCTTCCGCGGCAAGACCGCCCTGGTTACCGGCGGGGGGCGCGGCATCGGCCGGCAGATCGCCCTGGCCTTCGGACGCCTGGGGGCGAATGTCGTCATCGCCAGCCGCAAGCCGGAGAACCTGGAACCGACGGCCGCGGCCCTCGCCGCCATGGGCGTCCCGTGCCTGTCGATGCCGACGAACATTCGCGAGATCGATCAGGTCGAGGCACTGGTTGACGCCACGCTGAAGCGGTTCGGCGCCATCGATTTCCTCATCAACAACGCCGGCGGCCAGTTCCCGGCGCGGCCCCAGGACATTACCGACCGCGGATGGCGCGCCGTCGTCGATCTGAATCTCAACGGCACGTGGAACATGTGCAGCCGCGTCGGCCCGCGCATGATCGAGCGCGGGTTCGGTGCGGTGGTGAATATCGTGCACATCTTCTCGTTCGAGCGCGGCGCCCCGTTCTTCGCCCACTCCGGCGCGGCCCGCGCCGGCGTCGTCAGCATGACCCGCTCCCTGGCCTATTACTGGGCGCGCCACAACGTGACGGTCAACGCCCTGGCGCCCGGCACCGTGGCCACCACGGGGGTGCGCGAAGAAGAGTTCGCCTATGCCGAGGCCAGCGACTACGAATCCCTGGCCGTAAAGGACATTCCGGCGCACCGACTTGCCGACGCCGACGAGGTCGCCGCGATTACCCTGTTCCTGTGCTCGCCGGGCGCGCGGTACATCAACGGCGCCAGCCTGATCGCCGACGGCGCCGCCTACATGGAGAACTGGACCCGCTTCTGGGATCCCGAGGTGGTGTAA
- the dcm gene encoding DNA (cytosine-5-)-methyltransferase: MSGRGGCGGTFTFIDLFAGIGGMRMAFEALGGRCVFTSEWNRFAVETYRANFDCAHPIAGDIREVRSDDVPAHDVLVAGFPCQPFSIAGVSKKNALGRPHGFRDATQGTLFFEVARIIERHRPRAFLLENVKNLVTHDRGRTFRVILDVLEQELGYQVDWKVLDARGFVPQHRERTYIVGFRDETDFRFSDLDLPDPMHGPRLADILHPEDGSEDPESPFTEGPHGRVAAKYTLTEHLWNYLQAYAAKHKRQGNGFGFGLVGPNDVARTLSARYYKDGSEILIRRSRGCPRRLTPRECARLMGFDRPEKRRFVIPVSDTQAYKQFGNAVVVPVVSQIAAAIVRRNASSGGRSLANRKNKRGQLPLFRGNEHALRIAVG, translated from the coding sequence ATGAGCGGACGCGGCGGGTGCGGCGGAACCTTTACATTCATTGACCTGTTCGCTGGTATCGGTGGAATGCGCATGGCCTTCGAGGCCCTGGGGGGTCGCTGCGTCTTCACCAGCGAGTGGAACCGGTTCGCGGTGGAGACGTACCGCGCGAATTTCGACTGTGCCCACCCGATCGCCGGCGACATCCGGGAAGTGCGGTCGGATGACGTTCCGGCCCACGACGTTCTTGTCGCCGGATTCCCCTGCCAGCCGTTCTCGATCGCGGGCGTTTCGAAGAAGAATGCCCTCGGTCGTCCGCACGGCTTCCGCGACGCCACCCAGGGGACCCTGTTCTTTGAAGTCGCTCGGATTATCGAGCGCCATCGTCCGCGGGCCTTTTTGCTGGAGAACGTCAAGAATCTCGTCACCCACGACCGGGGTCGAACGTTCCGGGTCATACTGGACGTACTGGAGCAAGAGCTCGGCTACCAGGTCGACTGGAAGGTGCTGGACGCGAGAGGATTCGTCCCCCAGCATCGTGAGCGCACCTACATCGTCGGATTCCGGGACGAGACGGACTTCCGCTTCAGCGATCTCGACCTTCCGGATCCGATGCACGGCCCGCGGCTGGCCGACATCCTCCATCCCGAAGACGGTTCGGAGGATCCCGAATCGCCGTTTACCGAAGGCCCGCATGGGAGAGTTGCGGCGAAGTACACGCTGACCGAGCACCTGTGGAACTACCTCCAGGCTTACGCCGCGAAGCACAAGCGCCAGGGAAACGGCTTCGGCTTCGGCCTTGTCGGCCCGAACGACGTGGCTCGGACACTGTCGGCCAGGTACTACAAGGACGGCTCCGAGATCCTCATTCGGCGGAGCCGGGGATGTCCGCGCCGGCTGACCCCACGAGAATGCGCGCGTCTGATGGGGTTCGATCGACCGGAGAAACGACGCTTCGTGATCCCGGTCTCAGATACGCAGGCGTACAAGCAGTTCGGCAATGCCGTGGTCGTGCCGGTCGTGAGCCAGATCGCTGCGGCTATAGTTCGGCGGAACGCCTCGTCCGGTGGCCGCTCTCTCGCGAACAGGAAGAACAAACGAGGCCAACTTCCCTTGTTCCGCGGCAATGAACACGCCCTGCGCATCGCCGTTGGCTGA
- a CDS encoding restriction endonuclease, with amino-acid sequence MTERLSRYFVAFAYKRLSAVEVDTKRSNQHEFNGVATLKTIFGTERRQMPARFVYLAEEDDHSATAAGSITWYDARKRHPSRSEHRLYFPTTDVSERAAEGDLLIVAKRPGGDVLVVICARNSSAERQISWFFGVSELIEGTFRAEAVQGDRDTEFKFSHQYVLDQLGIESDATDEDLLEEMLTRFGGTFPRTVEFSAYARSRAGELAAIEAPDATLTRLMQFEERLFRTLERRIVGARLKDGFGTDVDKFVEFSLTVHNRRKSRVGYALEHHVQYVLEQHRLTFSRGRVTEHQARPDFVFPDITRYRDPNFPPERLTVLGLKSTCKDRWRQVLSEAARVHTKHLLTLEPGISEAQTAEMQGNFLQLVVPAAIHDTYTQAQQRWLLTVGDFIKEVRVRQDEHQ; translated from the coding sequence ATGACGGAAAGGCTGTCCCGCTACTTCGTCGCCTTCGCGTATAAGCGCCTCAGCGCGGTCGAGGTCGACACGAAGCGCTCCAACCAACACGAGTTCAACGGAGTCGCGACGCTCAAGACCATTTTCGGGACCGAGCGTCGTCAGATGCCGGCTCGGTTCGTCTACCTTGCCGAAGAGGATGACCATTCGGCAACCGCCGCTGGGTCGATAACCTGGTACGATGCTCGCAAGCGGCACCCCTCGCGGTCTGAGCACCGCCTGTACTTTCCGACGACCGACGTGTCAGAGCGCGCGGCGGAGGGCGATCTCCTCATCGTCGCCAAACGCCCCGGCGGCGACGTGCTGGTCGTGATCTGCGCGCGAAACTCGTCAGCCGAGCGGCAGATTTCGTGGTTCTTCGGAGTTTCCGAGCTGATCGAAGGCACGTTCCGGGCGGAGGCGGTCCAAGGCGACAGGGACACCGAGTTCAAGTTCTCGCACCAGTACGTCCTGGATCAGCTTGGGATCGAGAGCGACGCTACCGACGAGGACCTGCTGGAGGAGATGCTGACCCGATTCGGCGGCACGTTCCCGAGAACCGTTGAGTTCTCTGCCTATGCCCGTTCGAGAGCGGGCGAACTGGCCGCGATCGAAGCGCCCGACGCCACCCTCACGCGGCTGATGCAGTTCGAAGAGCGGCTGTTCCGGACACTGGAGCGCCGCATCGTGGGCGCACGGCTCAAGGACGGGTTCGGAACTGACGTCGACAAGTTTGTCGAGTTCTCCCTCACCGTTCACAACCGAAGGAAGTCGCGCGTCGGGTATGCACTCGAACACCACGTCCAGTACGTACTCGAGCAGCATCGGCTGACCTTCTCGCGCGGCCGAGTCACGGAACACCAGGCCAGACCCGACTTCGTCTTCCCCGACATTACCCGATACCGGGATCCCAACTTCCCGCCCGAGCGGCTGACCGTACTCGGCTTGAAGTCCACCTGTAAGGACCGTTGGCGTCAGGTACTGTCCGAGGCTGCTCGCGTGCATACGAAGCACCTTCTGACACTTGAGCCGGGGATCAGCGAAGCGCAGACGGCGGAGATGCAGGGGAACTTCCTTCAACTCGTCGTGCCGGCGGCGATTCACGACACCTACACGCAAGCCCAGCAACGCTGGCTGTTAACCGTCGGCGACTTCATTAAGGAAGTGCGAGTTCGGCAGGATGAGCACCAGTGA
- a CDS encoding DNA glycosylase gives MLRRTRADQVVGVYEEALRRYPTMDDLAAADPDEVRGVLRPLGLAWRADDVVSLAREVAARYGGRVPGDVEDLKSLTGVGDYVANAVACFAGREPRGIVDTNVVRLIGRIFGLPTDPEARRRKPVREAIDACLDRRHPQQYNYAILDFAAAVCTPSRPRCAACPFRTSGRCDYAARHQLAPMTPKPKPRRIAGHARRQTG, from the coding sequence ATGTTGCGCCGGACTCGAGCCGATCAGGTGGTTGGCGTGTACGAAGAGGCTCTGCGGCGGTACCCCACGATGGACGATCTTGCGGCCGCAGATCCTGACGAGGTGCGCGGTGTGCTCCGTCCACTGGGGTTGGCGTGGCGCGCGGACGATGTTGTTTCGCTCGCTCGCGAGGTTGCGGCCAGGTACGGCGGGCGCGTCCCCGGCGATGTCGAGGACCTTAAGAGCCTCACCGGCGTCGGCGACTACGTTGCGAACGCGGTCGCGTGCTTCGCGGGTCGGGAGCCCAGAGGCATCGTCGACACCAACGTCGTGCGCCTCATCGGACGAATCTTCGGATTACCGACCGACCCGGAGGCCCGGCGTCGCAAGCCGGTGCGAGAGGCCATCGACGCGTGCCTCGATCGCCGCCACCCACAGCAGTACAACTACGCCATCCTCGATTTCGCTGCGGCGGTGTGCACCCCGTCCCGGCCGCGGTGTGCTGCGTGCCCGTTCCGCACCAGTGGCCGGTGCGACTACGCGGCGCGGCACCAGCTCGCGCCCATGACCCCGAAGCCGAAGCCGCGGCGCATCGCCGGGCACGCCAGACGGCAGACAGGATAG